The genomic stretch AGGAGCCTCTAATGGACCGCCTTGACCGAAAAATTCTCCGCCTCCTGCAGGAGGACGCGACGCTCGCGGTGGCCGATGTCGCCAAGAAAGTCGGCCTGTCGACCACGCCCTGCTGGCGCCGCATCCAGAAGCTCGAGGAGGAGGGCGTCATCAAGCGGCGCGTCGCCATTCTCGATCATGAGAAGGTCAATGTGCGGGTCACCGTGTTCGTCTCGATCCGCACCAATTCGCACAGCCATGAGTGGTTGCGGCGGTTTTCCGAGGTTATCCAGGAGTTTCCCGAGGTGGTCGAATTCTACCGCATGAGCGGCGATGTCGATTATCTCTTGCGCGTCGTGGTGCCCGACATCGCCGCCTACGACGCCTTCTACAAGCGGCTGATCGCGAAGATCGAAATCCGTGACGTGTCGTCGTCCTTCGCCATGGAGCAGATCAAGTACACGACCGAAATCCCGCTCGACTACATGGTGCTGGACAAGGAATCGGGCGCCAACGCTGCCTGAGTGGGCGGCACCCGATCAGTTCTTCTTCTTGTTGAGGAAACTCCAGGGCGAGTTCACCGGCAAGGTGATGGTGTCCGGCACGGTGTCGACCCCGACCACCTCCGCCTTGCGCACGGTGTAGCCGGACTGGATGACGCTGACGCCATCCAGAATGAACAGCTGGCTCTTTTCCATGTCCGGCTTCAAGGCACCGGTGACGGCGACCGACTGGTAGGCTTGTGACATCCTGTAGGGATGGGCCGGCGTGACCAGCACGATCTGGTTGGGCGGCGGCGTCGGCATGTGGCTGCATGCGCCTGTCCATGGCACGAGCAGGAACTCATAGACGAGGTCGCCGTCGCGATCGACCGGCAATGCATAGCCGGCTAATTGTATCGTCTTGTCCTGCAGGGTGAGCGACAGCGTCTCGCCATGATCGGGCAATTTTGCCGCGATCATCGGAAGGCCGGCGTCTTCGGCAACCGCCTGGCTCGCCGGCCGCAGATCCTTCCAGAAGATGTGCATGGTCTCGGCCGAGGCGCCGGCAGCGGAGAGAGACAGCGCGGCCGCGAACGCCAGAATTGATTTGAGATGAATGCTCATGCCGCTTCCTTTTTGGGCGAGTAGAGACGCCGTGCCCAATGACGTCAATGCTCGAGCCGCATCACATGTCGGCGAGAACCGGCCATGCCAGCCTCATGGAATCCCCGAGATGCAAACATGTCGCGAAAGCCCATGAAGCGGTAACTCGGCGACGCCTCGGCCACGGGATAGGCCTCGATGATGCGCGCGCCCTTGGCGAAGGCATGATCGATGGCGGCATCGAGCATGGCCGAAGCAAGGCCGCCGCCGCGCAGCGCCCTCGGCACATAGAAGCAGGCGATCGACCATACGCCAGTCTCGCCGTCGTCCTGCTGCTTTGAAAGCTTGCGATAGGTTTCGCGTGGCGCGACCGAGCACCAGGCAACGGTCTTGCCGTCGATCTCGGCGAGGATGCCGACTGGGGTGCCGGCATCGATGAGCGCCATCATCTGGCGCTTTTTCTCATCGTTCTGGAGGTGCTCGCGGCCGGAATGCCGCCAGGCCATGCACCAGCAACATTTTGGCGCGCCCGGCTGCTCGAACAAAGCCTCGAAGCTACCACGGGTCACCGGCGTCACCTCGGTGAAGCGGATATTGGCGAGGTCAAATTTTTCTGGCGGCGAGGCGTTTGAGTGTTTTGGCATCCGACAATTCCTTGACGGCATCCTTGCCGATCCAGCGCGCGGTCTTGTCCGGGGAGCCGGCAAGCTTCTGCGCCAGGGCCAGGGCAGGGGCGTGCAGGCTCATCGAGCGCTTGCCGATCTGCCGCAGCGCCCAGTTGACGGCTTTCCTGACGAAATTCCGCTCATCGCCGGCATGGGCTTCGATCAAGGGCAGATAGGACAGGAATGTCGCGTCCGGCTCTCTCTTCAAATGCACGGCTGCCCAGGCCAGCATGGCAAAGGCCGTGCGGCGGACGAATTCGCGCTCATCGGCCGCGAATTCCGCGATCAGATCGCGCCAGAACGGCGTATCGACGAACAGGTCGGAGACGGTATCGACAACTTCCCATGAATCAAAGTCGCCGGCCCAGCGGCGGCAGTCCTCTCTGGTGATCTTCTTGGCCTCGCCGGTGAACGCAGCCAACAACCGGGCTTCGCGAATGCCGCTGGCCCACAGCGCCAGGGACCGCTCGTGATTGCGCTTCAGCTTGCGCGCCAAGGGCCGCAAATCCGTGTTGCCGACACCAAGCGCCGTTGCCGTGTTGATGCCGAACCGCGCCATGCCGGCGCGATTTTCCTCGGAGCCGATCGAACGCAGATGCGCGACGATGTCCTGCGCGGTCCAGCCTGGAGCGGGCAGGGACATGGCCGCCTACTTCTCCAGCCGCGCCAGCAGCGAGGACGTATCCCAGCGCTTGCCGCCCATGGCTTGCACGTCCTTGTAGAACTGGTCGACAAGCGCAGTCACCGGCAGTTTGGCGCCGTTGCGGTCGGCCTCAGCCAGGCAGATGCCGAGGTCCTTGCGCATCCAGTCGACGGCGAAACCGAAATCATACTTGCCGGCATTCATGGTCTTGTGGCGGTTCTCCATCTGCCAGGAGCCAGCCGCCCCCTTGGAAATCACCTCGATCACCTTCTCGATGTCGAGCCCGGCCTTCTTGCCGAAATGGATGCCTTCCGACAGGCCCTGCACCAGCCCGGCGATGCAGATCTGGTTGATCATCTTGGTGAGCTGACCGGCACCCGCCGAGCCCATCAGCCCGACCATGCGGGCATAGGCATCGATGATTGGCCTCGCCTTGTCGAAGGCAGCCTGGTCGCCGCCGACCATGACGGTCAGAACGCCGTTCTCGGCGCCGGCCTGGCCACCCGAGACCGGCGCGTCGAGAAACGAGAAGCCGCCGGCTTGCGCCGCTGCAGCCAGTTCGCGCGCGACTTCCGCCGAGGCCGTGGTGTTGTCGATGAAGACCGATTCTTTCTTCATCGATTTGAAGGCGCCTTCGGGACCTGTAGTCACCGAGCGCAGATCGTCGTCATTGCCGACGCAGGAGAAGACGAAGTCCTTGTCCCTGGCTGCCTCTGCCGGCGTGACAGCAAGGCTGCCGCCATGCTGGCCAACCCACTGCTCGGCCTTGGCCCTGGTGCGGTTGTAGACGGTGACGTCGTGGCCACCCTTGTTCTTCAAGTGACCGGCCATTGGATAGCCCATCACGCCAAGACCGAGAAATGCCACAGATGCCATGAGCTTGCCCTTCAGACGAAACGAAATTGCTGCGAAAGCTCTATGCGCTGCGCATAATTCGTCAAGACGCCTGTGGCGCGATCGACTGGTGCAGTGTGGGAACTCGTCAGCGTTTCAGATGGATGGTGATCCGGCGCTCGATCCATTCGATCGCATGGCGCAACAGCTCGACCATCACGAGGTACACCAGCGCGACCCAGATGTAGGCCTGGATGTCGAAGGAATTGGCGAAGGCGAGTTTTGCATTGCCCATCAGGTCGTAGACCGTGATGATGGCGACGATGGCGGAGGCCTTGACCATCAGGATCAGCTCGTTGCCGTAAGGCCGCAAGGCCACGACCAGGGCCTGCGGCAGGATGATCCTGCGCAGCGTCTGCAGCTTGTGGAGGCCGAGTGAGGCAGCGCCTTCCCATTGGCCCTTAGGTACGCTTTCGATGGCGCCGCGCAGGATTTCGGCCTGGTAGGCGGCGGTGTTGAGCGCAAAGGCGAAGACGCCGCAGTTGAAGGCGTCCTTGAAAAAGTCCCAGAGGCCGACCGACTGGAGTTCGACGCGGAACGAGCCCAATCCGTAATAGACCAGATAGGTTTGGACCAGCAGCGGCGTGCCTCGGAAGAAATAGACGTAGCAATAGGCGAGGCCGGACAGGATGCGGTTTCTGGACATACGCCCATAGGCGACAGGCACCGACAGGATAGCGCCGAGCACCATCGATATCGAAACCAACGCGAGCGTTACCCCAAGCCCTCGCAGATAGGCCGGTGCATATTTGGCGAAGAAGTCAGCATTCCAGGCAAAGACGAGATAGCTGACGATGCCGATGCCGAATAAAACCCATAAGCAGACCAGCGCATAACCGGCGATACGCCTGCGCGGCCAACCGCGCGCCCGCGGCGGGGGCCGTTCGACCAGGGTGGCTGTGGCGCTCATCGCTGAGCCTCCCGCCGGCCAAGCGAGCGCAGTATCGCGCTGCTTGCAAAGGACGACACTACGGCCAGGGCAAGAAAAACCAGTGCCGCAACACCATAGAAAAGAAATGCGTGCTTGGTGACCCGGGCAGCGGTGTAGGCATTGCGCAATGTCTCCGCGAGGCCAACGACAGACACCAGCGACGTGTCCTTCAGCAGGCTCAGCCAACAGTTCTCCAGTCCGGGAAACGCGATGCGCAGCAGCTGCGGCACGATCACCTTGCGCATTGTCTGCCCGTAGGAAAGACCGATGGCATAACCGCCCTCATACTGGCCTTTGGGGATGGCGCGGAAGGCCGAGAGGAAAACCTCGCTGGCATAGGACGAAAAAATCAGCGCCAGCACGATCATGCCGGCGACGAAGCTGTTGACGTCGATGGTCGCTTCGGGTCGAAAATAGTGGATGAGATGCTGTAGCAAGATCGGCACGCCGAAGAAGAACAGGAAGAGCGTCACCAGTTCAGGCAGGCCGCGAAAGACCGTGGTGTAGATGTTGGCGGCCAGGCGCAGCGAAGGTTCTTCGGACTGCTTGGCGAGTGCAATGAAAAAGCCGATCGTCAATCCGATGGGCAGGGTGGCAAGCGCAAGCGCAACGGTGATTAGTGCGCCATAAACAATATCGTCACTCCAGCCATCGGGTCCCCAACTGAGAAGTGTCCATATGCTTTGGGCTGGCATCGACAGGTCTTATCCCCACAGCGTTCCTAAGATGAATAGAAAGACGGCGGGGATTTCCCCGCCGTCTTGATCCTGTCTATCAGGACTCGGCGCCGTAGACGTCGAACTTGAAGTACTTGTCGTTGATTTCCTTGTATTTTCCATTCGCGCGGATGGCGTCGATGGCCTCATTGAGCTTGTTGACCAGGTCGGTCTCGCCTTTGCGCACGGCGATGCCGGCGCCCGGCCCGAAGATCTCGACCGGCTGCGGCGAGGGCTGGCCGAGAATCTTGCAGCAGGCGCCATCAGGCGAGTCCAGCCACTGCTGCAGCACGACGATATCGTCCTCGATAGCGTCGAGACGGCCATTGGCGAGATCTGCCTGCTCCTCGGGGCTGCTCGGATAACCCTTCACGGTGCTGTCGGTGTAGGTTTTCGAGGCATAGTTGAAATGGGTGGTCGTCGTGGCGACACCGATGGTCTTGCCGGCGAGATCTGCCTTGGTCACACCCTTCAGGGTCGAGTCTTTCGGCACGGCGAGTGCCGAGGGCGTGTTGTAGTATTTGTGGCTGAAGTCGACCTTTTCCTTGCGCTCCGGGGTGATCGACATCGAGGCGACGATGGCGTCGAACTTGCCGGCCTGGAGTGCAGGAATGATGCCGTCCCAATCCTGGGCGACGAAGGTGCACTTGACCTTCATCTGGTCGCAAAGCGCTTGGGCGATGTCGATGTCGAAGCCGACGAGCTTGCCGTCGGAGGTGAGGTTGTTGAACGGGGGATAGGCGCCTTCCGTGCCGATCCTCAGGGTCTTTTCCTGGGCCTGGGCTACGCCGAGCGTCAGCAGCGCAGCCGATGCGGCGAGCGCGATACGCAGTGCAATACGCATGATAGTCCTCTCTTTTTGGTCCCGGCCGTCGTTCCGAAACGGCTCTGTGGGGCGGTGCTTTTGACCGCCCGCTGAGGGCGATACTCCCACTCTTTCCAAGAAAAAAGCAACTGCAAAACCACCGAAATCGGCAATGGGGTTCTGCCGTTACGTTACATCTCAAGCAACGAGGCCGGTGGTGCGCTCGATGAAGTCGACTATCGATTTTGCGTCATCGAGGTCGAATGCCGGCAGGCTCTTGTCCGTGACGGCGAAATCGGCGGCGATGGCGACAATATTGGGATCACCTGCTGAAAGCGGCGTCCGGTCCTTCGCTTCCAGGCGCCGCGTTTCGATCTTGCGGTGGGATTCGCGCTTGTAGCCTTCGACCAGCACGATGTCGCATGGGGCGAGTCGCGAGAGGATGCTCTCCAGCGGCGGCTCATCCTCGCCGCGCAATTCGTGCATCAGCGCCCAGCGGTTGCCGGACACGATCGCAACCTCGGTGGCGCCGGCCTGCCGATGGCGGAAGCTGTCGGCGCCCGGCTTGTCGATGTCGAAATCATGGTGAGCGTGTTTGACCGTCGAGACCCTCCAGCCGCGCCGCACAAGTTCGGCGACCAGCTTTTCGGTCAAAGTGGTCTTGCCGGAGTTTTTCCAGCCGGTGATGCCGAAGATGTTCATGATGTCATGCTCTGCAACAGCCGCCCGGCCTCGGCAAGATCATCAGGCACATTGATGTTGAAGAATGGATCGAGACCCGCCGATTGCAGGACCGGGAATTCCACCTCGACATAACCAAGGCGCTCGATGAACGTCGAAACCCGCCTGTTGTCCTCATCGACCAGGAAATGCCGCAAGGCATCGCGGCATTCGGTCGGCCACAATGCGAAGGTCGGGTGCCGCCTGCCGGCCGAGGAGGCGATGGCAATCGAACCGGGATGGTCGCCAGCCGCCGCCGCCAGGCGGTCGACGAGATCGAGCGGCAGGAAAGGCGTGTCGCCGGCGGCCGTGACGACAGCCTTGCAAGGTGTGCTGGCCACGGCCCATTCGAGGCCTGTCAGAATCCCCGCAAGCGGCCCAGCGAAACCTTCAACGGTGTCGGCAAGCACGGGCAGCCCGAAACGGGAGAAGCGGTCGGGATCGCCATTGGCGCTCAGCGCCAGGGTTTCGATCTGCGGGCCAAAGCGCGACAGGACCTGGTCAAGCACGCTGCCGCCGCCGAGAGGAAACAGGCTTTTGTCGCCGCCTCCCATCCGCCTCGACTGGCCCCCAGCCAGGACTATCCCTGCAATATCTCGCTCCATGCATCGAGCCTGTACGCCAGCCGCCAGAAATCACAAGACCCGGCTAGATTCCATCCGGCGCCATGGCCGGCCCGGTTGTTTCGGCGACAATCCTTCGCCGGCCAACCACCCGTTCGCGATAGAGCGCATAGAGACCCGAACCGACGACGATCGTCGCGCCGACAATCATCGGCATGTCCGGTATGTCGCCGAAGACGATCAAGCCAAGCAGGATGGACCAGAGGAGCGCTGTGTAGCGGAACGGCGCGATGAAGGAGATTTCGCCCGAGCGCATCGCCATGATGATGAATTGATAGCCGATGAGCACGAGCACGGCAGCCAAAGCCAGAAGCGCCGTGCTTTTGCCGGTCATCGGCGTCCAGCCACCCATGGGCGACAACAGCACCGCGCCGACGACGGTCATCGCCAGCGCGGTGGCGGTCGAGACCAGCATCGTCGGTGTGGTTTGGGGGATGCGCTTGGTGGCGAGATCGCGCACGGTGCAGCAGGCGACGCTGGCCAGCGTCCAAAGGGAATAGATGGTGAAGCCGTCGAAACCCGGCCGCACGATGACCATCACGCCGGCAAAACCGGCGGCGATCGCGAGCCAGCGCCGCCAGCCGACCGCTTCGCCGAAAAACAGTGCTGCTCCCATCGTCACCGCCAGCGGCAGCGCCTGGAGAACGGCCGACACGCTGCCGATCGGCAAATGGGCAAGCAC from Mesorhizobium sp. 113-3-3 encodes the following:
- a CDS encoding Lrp/AsnC family transcriptional regulator, which codes for MDRLDRKILRLLQEDATLAVADVAKKVGLSTTPCWRRIQKLEEEGVIKRRVAILDHEKVNVRVTVFVSIRTNSHSHEWLRRFSEVIQEFPEVVEFYRMSGDVDYLLRVVVPDIAAYDAFYKRLIAKIEIRDVSSSFAMEQIKYTTEIPLDYMVLDKESGANAA
- a CDS encoding DUF3299 domain-containing protein, which translates into the protein MSIHLKSILAFAAALSLSAAGASAETMHIFWKDLRPASQAVAEDAGLPMIAAKLPDHGETLSLTLQDKTIQLAGYALPVDRDGDLVYEFLLVPWTGACSHMPTPPPNQIVLVTPAHPYRMSQAYQSVAVTGALKPDMEKSQLFILDGVSVIQSGYTVRKAEVVGVDTVPDTITLPVNSPWSFLNKKKN
- a CDS encoding GNAT family N-acetyltransferase; its protein translation is MPKHSNASPPEKFDLANIRFTEVTPVTRGSFEALFEQPGAPKCCWCMAWRHSGREHLQNDEKKRQMMALIDAGTPVGILAEIDGKTVAWCSVAPRETYRKLSKQQDDGETGVWSIACFYVPRALRGGGLASAMLDAAIDHAFAKGARIIEAYPVAEASPSYRFMGFRDMFASRGFHEAGMAGSRRHVMRLEH
- a CDS encoding DNA alkylation repair protein; translated protein: MSLPAPGWTAQDIVAHLRSIGSEENRAGMARFGINTATALGVGNTDLRPLARKLKRNHERSLALWASGIREARLLAAFTGEAKKITREDCRRWAGDFDSWEVVDTVSDLFVDTPFWRDLIAEFAADEREFVRRTAFAMLAWAAVHLKREPDATFLSYLPLIEAHAGDERNFVRKAVNWALRQIGKRSMSLHAPALALAQKLAGSPDKTARWIGKDAVKELSDAKTLKRLAARKI
- a CDS encoding NAD(P)-dependent oxidoreductase, with translation MASVAFLGLGVMGYPMAGHLKNKGGHDVTVYNRTRAKAEQWVGQHGGSLAVTPAEAARDKDFVFSCVGNDDDLRSVTTGPEGAFKSMKKESVFIDNTTASAEVARELAAAAQAGGFSFLDAPVSGGQAGAENGVLTVMVGGDQAAFDKARPIIDAYARMVGLMGSAGAGQLTKMINQICIAGLVQGLSEGIHFGKKAGLDIEKVIEVISKGAAGSWQMENRHKTMNAGKYDFGFAVDWMRKDLGICLAEADRNGAKLPVTALVDQFYKDVQAMGGKRWDTSSLLARLEK
- a CDS encoding ABC transporter permease; translation: MSATATLVERPPPRARGWPRRRIAGYALVCLWVLFGIGIVSYLVFAWNADFFAKYAPAYLRGLGVTLALVSISMVLGAILSVPVAYGRMSRNRILSGLAYCYVYFFRGTPLLVQTYLVYYGLGSFRVELQSVGLWDFFKDAFNCGVFAFALNTAAYQAEILRGAIESVPKGQWEGAASLGLHKLQTLRRIILPQALVVALRPYGNELILMVKASAIVAIITVYDLMGNAKLAFANSFDIQAYIWVALVYLVMVELLRHAIEWIERRITIHLKR
- a CDS encoding ABC transporter permease encodes the protein MPAQSIWTLLSWGPDGWSDDIVYGALITVALALATLPIGLTIGFFIALAKQSEEPSLRLAANIYTTVFRGLPELVTLFLFFFGVPILLQHLIHYFRPEATIDVNSFVAGMIVLALIFSSYASEVFLSAFRAIPKGQYEGGYAIGLSYGQTMRKVIVPQLLRIAFPGLENCWLSLLKDTSLVSVVGLAETLRNAYTAARVTKHAFLFYGVAALVFLALAVVSSFASSAILRSLGRREAQR
- a CDS encoding ABC transporter substrate-binding protein; amino-acid sequence: MRIALRIALAASAALLTLGVAQAQEKTLRIGTEGAYPPFNNLTSDGKLVGFDIDIAQALCDQMKVKCTFVAQDWDGIIPALQAGKFDAIVASMSITPERKEKVDFSHKYYNTPSALAVPKDSTLKGVTKADLAGKTIGVATTTTHFNYASKTYTDSTVKGYPSSPEEQADLANGRLDAIEDDIVVLQQWLDSPDGACCKILGQPSPQPVEIFGPGAGIAVRKGETDLVNKLNEAIDAIRANGKYKEINDKYFKFDVYGAES
- the mobB gene encoding molybdopterin-guanine dinucleotide biosynthesis protein B, translating into MNIFGITGWKNSGKTTLTEKLVAELVRRGWRVSTVKHAHHDFDIDKPGADSFRHRQAGATEVAIVSGNRWALMHELRGEDEPPLESILSRLAPCDIVLVEGYKRESHRKIETRRLEAKDRTPLSAGDPNIVAIAADFAVTDKSLPAFDLDDAKSIVDFIERTTGLVA
- the mobA gene encoding molybdenum cofactor guanylyltransferase MobA, with amino-acid sequence MERDIAGIVLAGGQSRRMGGGDKSLFPLGGGSVLDQVLSRFGPQIETLALSANGDPDRFSRFGLPVLADTVEGFAGPLAGILTGLEWAVASTPCKAVVTAAGDTPFLPLDLVDRLAAAAGDHPGSIAIASSAGRRHPTFALWPTECRDALRHFLVDEDNRRVSTFIERLGYVEVEFPVLQSAGLDPFFNINVPDDLAEAGRLLQSMTS
- a CDS encoding DMT family transporter; protein product: MPISPNLRGALFMVVAMVGFTLNDAITKYSSQSMNMAQVMLIRGAFASLFVGLLAWQRGALARPRLMLQPLVAVRVVGEAGATVSFLVVLAHLPIGSVSAVLQALPLAVTMGAALFFGEAVGWRRWLAIAAGFAGVMVIVRPGFDGFTIYSLWTLASVACCTVRDLATKRIPQTTPTMLVSTATALAMTVVGAVLLSPMGGWTPMTGKSTALLALAAVLVLIGYQFIIMAMRSGEISFIAPFRYTALLWSILLGLIVFGDIPDMPMIVGATIVVGSGLYALYRERVVGRRRIVAETTGPAMAPDGI